The following coding sequences are from one Panicum hallii strain FIL2 chromosome 5, PHallii_v3.1, whole genome shotgun sequence window:
- the LOC112894526 gene encoding LOW QUALITY PROTEIN: SPX domain-containing protein 6-like (The sequence of the model RefSeq protein was modified relative to this genomic sequence to represent the inferred CDS: inserted 1 base in 1 codon), whose protein sequence is MKFGKWLKRQIEQSLPEWRDQFLXRCVKAVPGGCPPSPAEEAEFVATLDAEIDKINAFFLEQEEEFIIHHRELQEDISRALGRRAAGLVTPGQHEAAVAAIRREIVDFHGVMVLLLNYSSINYIGLAKILKKYDKRSSAVLRPPVLEAVVEQPFFETETVSQLVRECEAMMEAVFPEAPDGQAAARRDREALAAAEQSIFHNTVAALLTMEDVRAWSSTRGRHSLPPLNLPDSDWLRSFQTASPIPTQ, encoded by the exons ATGAAGTTTGGCAAGTGGCTCAAGAGGCAGATTGAGCAGAGCCTCCCGGAGTGGCGGGACCAGTTCC CCCGCTGCGTCAAAGCCGTCCCCGGCGGCTGCCCGCCGTCACCCGCGGAGGAGGCCGAGTTCGTCGCCACGCTCGACGCCGAGATCGACAAGATCAACGCCTTTTTTCtcgagcaggaggaggagttCATCATCCACCACCGGGAGCTGCAGGAGGACATCAGCCGGGCGCTGGGCCGCAGGGCGGCTGGGCTTGTGACGCCGGGGCAGCACGAGGCAGCGGTCGCCGCCATCCGCAGGGAGATCGTCGACTTCCACGGCGTCATGGTGCTGCTCCTCAACTACAGCAGCATCAACTACATAG GTCTGGCGAAGATACTGAAGAAGTACGACAAGCGCTCCAGCGCGGTGCTGCGGCCGCCGGTGCTCGAGGCGGTGGTGGAGCAGCCATTCTTCGAGACGGAGACGGTGTCGCAGCTGGTGCGGGAGTGCGAGGCCATGATGGAGGCCGTCTTCCCGGAGGCGCCCGATGGCCAAGCCGCCGCGCGCCGGGACCGGgaggcgctcgccgccgccgagcagAGCATCTTCCACAACACCGTGGCGGCGCTGCTCACCATGGAGGACGTCCGCGCCTGGAGCTCCACCAGAGGCCGCCACTCGCTGCCGCCGCTCAACCTGCCGGACTCCGACT
- the LOC112891771 gene encoding peroxidase 72-like → MKGEMAAAALVPLAVTFLFSLSSAASPVQWGKLDPHFYDHSCPQAQLIVASIVGKAHYQDPRMAASLLRLHFHDCFVKGCDASLLLDSSGSIVSEKRSNPNRDSARGFEVIDEIKAALEAACPGTVSCADILALAARDSTVMTGGPGWMVPLGRRDARGASVQGSNNDIPAPNNTLPTIITKFKLQGLDIVDLVALLGSHTIGDSRCTSFRQRLYNQTGNGLPDLTLDVSYAAALRPRCPRSGGDQNLFFLDPVTPFKFDNQYYKNILAYRGLLASDEVLLTGSPATGDLVKLYAANQDIFFQHFAQSMVKMGNISPLTGADGEIRKHCRRVNHN, encoded by the exons ATGAAGGGTGAAATGGCAGCCGCGGCCTTGGTGCCCCTCGCCGTCACGTTCCTCTTCTCCCTGTCATCGGCGGCGTCCCCCGTCCAGTGGGGGAAGTTGGACCCGCACTTCTACGACCACTCGTGCCCGCAGGCGCAGCTGATCGTGGCGTCCATCGTGGGGAAGGCGCACTACCAGGACCCCCGGATGGCCGcttccctcctccgcctccactTCCACGACTGCTTCGTCAAG GGCTGCGACGCGTCGCTCCTGCTGGATAGCAGCGGGTCCATCGTGAGCGAGAAACGGTCCAACCCCAACAGGGACTCCGCCAGGGGCTTCGAGGTCATCGACGAGATCAAGGCCGCGCTCGAGGCGGCCTGCCCCGGCACCGTCTCCTGCGCTGACATCCTCGCCCTCGCCGCCCGCGACTCCACCGTCATG ACTGGCGGGCCCGGGTGGATGGTGCCTCTGGGGCGGAGGGACGCGCGCGGCGCCAGCGTGCAGGGCTCCAACAACGACATCCCGGCACCCAACAACACCCTCCCCACCATCATCACCAAGTTCAAGCTCCAGGGCCTCGACATCGTCGACCTCGTCGCACTCCTCG GTAGCCACACCATCGGCGACTCCCGGTGCACGAGCTTCCGCCAACGCCTCTACAACCAGACGGGCAACGGCCTCCCGGACTTGACCCTGGACGTGTCCTACGCGGCGGCGCTGCGCCCGCGCTGCCCGCGCTCGGGGGGCGACCAGAACCTCTTCTTCCTCGACCCCGTCACGCCCTTCAAGTTCGACAACCAGTACTACAAGAACATCCTCGCCTACCGCGGCCTGCTTGCCTCCGATGAGGTGCTCCTCACGGGCAGCCCCGCCACCGGCGACCTCGTCAAGCTCTACGCCGCCAACCAGGACATCTTCTTCCAGCACTTCGCGCAGTCCATGGTCAAGATGGGCAACATCTCGCCGCTCACCGGGGCTGACGGCGAGATCAGGAAGCACTGCAGGAGGGTCAACCACAACTGA